In Elusimicrobiota bacterium, one DNA window encodes the following:
- the rsmH gene encoding 16S rRNA (cytosine(1402)-N(4))-methyltransferase RsmH has product MNEGRGHVPVMVSEVVAGLNVRPGGLYVDLTVGLGGHAAVLAEAVGPTGRVIGLDQDPAALARATERLSLWADRVRLAAGNFERFDEILALQPASVDGILADLGVSSLQLDEASRGFGFSREGPLDMRMGPTGETALEYLKRVDPEELEGVLREAGEERFARKLVARLKEHAHGWSTTKDLADAVCRWIPRRGRSHPATRVFLALRMAVNREMPRLREMLGRAPGVLKPGGRLAVITFHSTEDRVVKRYGKDQWREGPLRAVNKKVLVASRDEQRGNPRSRSAKLRVFEKI; this is encoded by the coding sequence TTGAACGAAGGCCGGGGCCATGTCCCCGTGATGGTTTCGGAAGTCGTGGCGGGATTGAACGTACGCCCGGGCGGTCTGTACGTTGATTTGACGGTGGGCTTGGGCGGCCACGCGGCGGTTCTCGCCGAGGCGGTGGGTCCGACGGGGCGCGTGATCGGTTTGGACCAGGACCCGGCGGCGCTGGCGCGGGCCACCGAGCGGCTGAGCCTCTGGGCGGACCGGGTCCGTTTGGCGGCCGGGAATTTTGAGCGATTTGATGAGATACTGGCCCTTCAACCAGCGTCGGTGGACGGGATCCTGGCGGATCTGGGGGTGTCCTCGCTGCAACTCGACGAGGCGTCCCGGGGGTTCGGTTTCTCGCGGGAAGGCCCTCTCGATATGCGCATGGGGCCCACCGGGGAAACGGCGCTCGAGTATCTGAAACGGGTGGACCCCGAGGAGTTGGAAGGGGTCCTGCGGGAGGCGGGGGAAGAGCGGTTTGCCCGCAAACTGGTCGCGCGGCTCAAGGAGCACGCCCACGGCTGGAGCACCACGAAAGATTTGGCGGACGCTGTTTGCCGTTGGATTCCGCGGCGCGGTCGAAGCCACCCCGCCACGCGGGTGTTTTTGGCCCTGCGCATGGCGGTGAACCGGGAAATGCCGCGGCTTCGAGAAATGCTCGGACGCGCTCCGGGGGTTCTCAAACCGGGCGGACGATTGGCGGTGATCACGTTTCACTCCACGGAAGACCGGGTCGTGAAGCGCTACGGCAAGGACCAGTGGCGGGAAGGTCCCCTTCGGGCGGTCAACAAGAAAGTGTTGGTCGCTTCCCGGGACGAACAGCGGGGAAACCCCCGCAGTCGAAGCGCAAAGCTTCGGGTGTTTGAGAAAATTTAG
- the mraZ gene encoding division/cell wall cluster transcriptional repressor MraZ, which produces MFLGGEYRHGLDEKRRLALPARLRQNVRRFVLTRGLEGCLSLYTEAEWKKLLSKLDALPVSNKAHARAFKRLLISGATLSDVDGQGRLLVPESLGRYAGITRNVTVVGMESRIELWSSERWEQYRRNAEKSAAKIAAEIDL; this is translated from the coding sequence ATGTTTCTGGGCGGCGAATACCGGCACGGATTGGACGAGAAACGCCGCCTGGCCCTCCCGGCCCGGCTCCGCCAGAACGTTCGACGGTTTGTGCTGACGCGGGGACTCGAAGGCTGCCTGTCCCTTTACACGGAGGCCGAATGGAAAAAACTCCTGTCGAAACTGGACGCGCTGCCCGTTTCCAACAAAGCGCACGCGCGCGCCTTCAAGCGGCTTTTGATTTCGGGGGCGACCTTGTCGGACGTGGATGGACAGGGGCGCCTCTTGGTCCCCGAATCGTTGGGGCGATACGCCGGCATCACCCGCAACGTGACGGTGGTGGGTATGGAATCACGGATCGAACTTTGGTCCTCGGAGCGTTGGGAACAATATAGGCGGAACGCGGAGAAGAGCGCCGCCAAAATCGCCGCCGAAATCGATTTGTAG
- a CDS encoding tyrosine-type recombinase/integrase, translated as MPQHQARRPGRAAGLMGIDEALRRYWLYLRGEKGLSPATLRAYRSDLSDLEAHARRNWAGLPVDQWTRSRLRPFLAAWGERPYRRSTLLRKYNALGAFFRYLKTAGILRENPLDGIPRPRRERRVPTFLSAPEMDRLLALRWEGPSPARGRAILELLYSSGLRVSELTGLDTTHVDIWAGTVRVFGKGSRERVVPVGERALAALREYARERGLAWGDRAAARGTPLFVNARGGRLSSRSVGALVSAWARCAAIERRVHPHVLRHSFATHLLDRGCDLRSVQEMLGHKNLSTTQIYTHVTTARLRQVYDRAHPRSA; from the coding sequence TTGCCGCAACATCAAGCCCGTCGCCCCGGCCGCGCCGCCGGCCTGATGGGAATCGACGAAGCCCTTCGTCGCTACTGGCTCTATTTGAGGGGGGAAAAGGGCCTTTCCCCCGCCACCCTCCGCGCCTATCGATCCGACTTGTCCGACCTCGAGGCCCACGCCCGTCGGAATTGGGCCGGCCTTCCCGTCGATCAGTGGACCCGTTCCCGTCTCCGCCCCTTTTTGGCCGCCTGGGGGGAGCGCCCCTACCGCCGTTCCACCCTCCTTCGAAAATACAACGCCCTCGGCGCGTTTTTCCGTTATTTGAAGACCGCCGGAATCCTCCGGGAGAATCCCTTGGACGGAATCCCCCGACCGCGGCGGGAACGCCGCGTTCCCACTTTTTTAAGCGCCCCTGAAATGGACCGACTGCTGGCCCTTCGTTGGGAAGGCCCGTCCCCCGCCCGGGGTCGGGCGATTCTGGAGCTCCTGTATTCGTCCGGGTTGCGGGTGTCGGAATTGACGGGGTTGGACACGACGCACGTGGACATCTGGGCCGGCACCGTGCGGGTCTTCGGCAAAGGGTCCCGGGAGCGCGTGGTTCCCGTGGGGGAACGGGCGCTGGCCGCTTTGCGGGAATACGCGCGAGAACGCGGGTTGGCCTGGGGCGACCGGGCGGCGGCCCGCGGGACGCCGCTCTTCGTGAACGCCCGGGGCGGACGATTGAGTTCCCGTTCGGTGGGCGCGTTGGTCTCCGCCTGGGCCCGGTGCGCGGCCATCGAGCGGCGCGTTCATCCCCACGTCCTCCGCCACTCTTTCGCCACCCACCTCTTGGACCGCGGGTGCGATTTGCGTTCCGTGCAGGAAATGTTGGGCCACAAAAATTTATCCACCACGCAAATCTACACCCACGTCACCACCGCCCGTCTTCGCCAAGTGTACGACCGGGCGCACCCCCGCTCCGCCTAA
- the topA gene encoding type I DNA topoisomerase: MAKSLLIVESPTKEKTIGKMLGKGFVIRSSYGHIRDLPSKELGVDPANNFKPSYVILPKAKKILPELIRLAKAADKVYLATDYDREGEAIAWHLTHALKLDLARTKRITFHEITKEALQDAVKHPRDIDDALVNAQVARRVLDRLVGYRLSPLLWKKIRRGLSAGRVQSVAVRLICAREEEIEKFKAEEYWTLTALLEKSGQAFAAGLFAEGETKFTKFSFRSKDPLDTVLEKLRGATYVVKSVEPKERRRSPTPPFTTASLQQDSSRRLHFSASRTMVVAQQLYEGIEVKAGEGAEGLITYMRTDSVNVAKEAQKEAVAFIEERYGKDHLPPRPRVYKTKAKGAQEAHEAIRPTKPSRTPESVRSFLEPDQFRLYELIWQRFMASQMADALFDTMTVDIAAASYLFRATGHALKFPGFLAVYGEVADEDAKKDADEESKTLPPLKAGDRVDLKELKPEQHFTEPPPRFNEASLVRVLEEHGIGRPSTYAPIIHTIVDRGYVRLEDRRFYPTELGRTVDVQLCAHFPEIVNVDFTAKIEEKLDQIAENTAVWTDVLREFYTPFERDLAKAETGMARVEIKPTPTNEKCPKCGSPMGLRENRFGRYLACSEYPTCKSTIPVDRNLKKIVPEETGEVCPNCGKPMVMRQGRSFGRPSRYLACTGYPACKTTFSVDKNGQKIIRPKPEMTDQKCQKCGKAMLKRVGARGPFLACSGFPRCRNIKPVAPAAPPA, encoded by the coding sequence ATGGCCAAATCCCTCTTGATCGTCGAGTCGCCGACCAAGGAAAAAACCATCGGCAAAATGCTGGGCAAGGGCTTCGTCATCCGCAGTTCCTACGGGCATATCCGCGACCTCCCGTCCAAGGAACTGGGCGTCGATCCCGCGAATAATTTTAAACCCTCCTACGTGATATTGCCGAAGGCCAAGAAAATTCTTCCCGAGTTGATCCGCCTGGCCAAGGCGGCCGACAAGGTTTACCTCGCCACCGACTACGACCGCGAGGGCGAAGCCATCGCCTGGCACTTGACCCACGCCTTGAAGTTGGATCTGGCGCGGACCAAGCGGATCACTTTTCACGAAATCACGAAGGAAGCCCTCCAGGACGCGGTGAAGCACCCCCGGGACATCGACGACGCGTTGGTCAACGCGCAGGTCGCCCGGCGGGTGTTGGACCGGCTCGTGGGGTATCGCCTGTCGCCCCTGTTGTGGAAAAAAATCCGGCGCGGACTTTCCGCCGGGCGGGTCCAATCCGTGGCGGTTCGCCTCATCTGCGCCCGGGAAGAGGAAATCGAGAAATTCAAGGCCGAGGAATACTGGACCCTCACGGCGCTTCTGGAGAAATCCGGACAGGCCTTCGCGGCCGGATTGTTCGCCGAAGGCGAAACCAAGTTCACCAAATTTTCTTTCCGTTCCAAGGACCCGTTGGACACGGTGCTGGAGAAACTTCGGGGCGCGACGTACGTCGTCAAATCCGTCGAACCCAAGGAGCGCCGCCGGTCGCCGACCCCGCCTTTTACGACGGCCAGCCTGCAGCAGGATTCGTCCCGGCGGCTTCATTTCTCGGCGTCCCGCACCATGGTGGTGGCTCAGCAATTGTACGAAGGCATCGAAGTCAAAGCCGGCGAAGGGGCCGAGGGTCTCATCACCTACATGCGCACCGATTCGGTCAACGTGGCGAAAGAGGCGCAGAAGGAAGCGGTGGCCTTTATCGAGGAACGCTACGGCAAGGACCATCTTCCGCCCCGCCCGCGGGTTTACAAAACCAAAGCGAAGGGCGCCCAGGAAGCCCACGAGGCCATCCGCCCCACCAAGCCCTCGCGCACGCCCGAATCCGTCCGTTCCTTCCTGGAGCCGGACCAGTTCCGCCTCTACGAATTGATTTGGCAGCGCTTCATGGCCAGCCAGATGGCCGACGCTCTTTTCGACACCATGACGGTGGACATCGCCGCGGCGTCGTACCTTTTCCGCGCCACGGGCCACGCGTTGAAGTTTCCGGGGTTTTTGGCCGTCTACGGCGAAGTGGCGGACGAGGACGCGAAAAAGGACGCCGACGAGGAGAGCAAAACGCTGCCGCCGCTCAAGGCCGGGGACCGGGTGGACCTGAAGGAATTGAAGCCCGAACAACATTTCACGGAGCCGCCCCCGCGGTTCAACGAAGCCAGCCTCGTGCGGGTCTTGGAAGAGCACGGGATCGGCCGCCCGTCCACCTACGCCCCCATCATCCACACGATCGTCGACCGGGGCTACGTGCGATTGGAGGACCGCCGCTTCTACCCCACCGAACTGGGGCGGACGGTGGACGTTCAATTGTGCGCCCACTTCCCGGAAATCGTCAACGTGGATTTCACGGCCAAGATCGAAGAAAAGTTGGACCAAATCGCCGAAAACACCGCCGTTTGGACCGACGTCCTGCGGGAGTTTTACACGCCCTTCGAACGGGACCTGGCCAAAGCCGAAACCGGCATGGCCCGGGTGGAAATCAAACCCACGCCGACGAACGAAAAATGCCCGAAATGCGGATCCCCCATGGGGTTGCGGGAAAACCGATTCGGCCGCTACCTGGCGTGTTCCGAGTACCCGACGTGCAAGAGCACGATCCCGGTGGACCGGAACCTGAAGAAAATCGTTCCCGAGGAAACCGGCGAGGTCTGTCCGAACTGCGGCAAACCCATGGTGATGCGTCAGGGGCGGAGTTTCGGCCGGCCCTCCCGGTATTTGGCCTGCACCGGGTATCCCGCCTGCAAAACGACTTTCTCCGTCGACAAAAACGGGCAGAAAATCATTCGCCCCAAACCCGAAATGACGGATCAAAAATGTCAGAAGTGCGGGAAAGCCATGTTGAAGCGCGTGGGCGCCCGGGGGCCGTTCCTCGCGTGTTCGGGGTTCCCCCGTTGCCGCAACATCAAGCCCGTCGCCCCGGCCGCGCCGCCGGCCTGA
- the dprA gene encoding DNA-protecting protein DprA, with amino-acid sequence MTFPTDETEARLLLSLHPKIGPVRFGHLLGCFPSAAAALAAPVEAWEAVEGFGSASRDFRKDLAALRPAMEKELAAVRGSGFKVISGADSNYPAAFRFLRDAPPVLYLWGTLRPRDELAVALVGSRTASPYGRAVAERLARELAEAGVTVVSGLARGVDAAAHAAALSSHGRTVGVLGSGFSRFYPPENRRLAERMAASGAVLTEFSLESPPEATHFPRRNRLIAALALGVVVVEAREKSGALITARLAADQGKDVFAVPGSVFSPGSRGPHRLLREGARPAESAEDILEEIRALSELMRTPRPAPAGEPEGPGDLAPGARRLLAALAVEPVGIDALAARTGLAPAEVATGLLRLELSGWARELPGKNYVRTERALPAVPSKKDLSWPNPS; translated from the coding sequence GTGACCTTTCCAACCGACGAAACCGAAGCCCGGCTTCTTCTCAGCCTTCACCCCAAAATCGGGCCCGTTCGGTTCGGCCATCTGTTGGGTTGTTTCCCTTCCGCGGCGGCGGCTCTGGCGGCCCCGGTCGAGGCCTGGGAAGCGGTCGAAGGTTTCGGGTCCGCCTCGCGCGATTTTCGAAAGGATTTGGCGGCTCTCCGTCCGGCGATGGAAAAGGAGCTTGCCGCCGTTCGGGGGTCGGGGTTTAAAGTGATTTCGGGCGCGGACTCGAATTATCCGGCCGCTTTCCGATTCCTGCGGGACGCGCCCCCCGTGCTTTACCTTTGGGGGACGCTCCGTCCCCGGGACGAGTTGGCGGTGGCGTTGGTGGGCAGTCGCACCGCGTCGCCCTACGGGCGCGCGGTGGCCGAACGCCTGGCCCGGGAGTTGGCCGAGGCGGGCGTGACCGTGGTCAGCGGTTTGGCCCGCGGCGTCGACGCGGCCGCCCACGCGGCGGCTCTGTCGTCCCACGGCCGCACGGTGGGCGTTTTGGGAAGCGGGTTTTCCCGGTTTTACCCCCCGGAAAACCGCCGGCTGGCGGAACGGATGGCGGCGAGCGGGGCGGTCCTCACGGAGTTTTCTCTGGAATCGCCGCCGGAGGCCACTCATTTTCCGCGCCGCAACCGCCTGATCGCGGCGCTGGCCCTGGGCGTCGTGGTGGTGGAAGCCCGGGAAAAGAGCGGCGCGCTTATCACCGCGCGGTTGGCGGCCGATCAGGGCAAGGACGTTTTTGCGGTCCCCGGGTCCGTCTTTTCCCCGGGAAGCCGGGGGCCCCACCGTTTGCTTCGGGAAGGCGCGCGTCCGGCGGAGTCCGCGGAAGATATTTTAGAGGAAATCCGCGCTCTGTCGGAGTTGATGCGCACTCCTCGTCCGGCGCCGGCCGGCGAACCGGAAGGTCCGGGCGATCTGGCCCCCGGCGCCCGGCGGCTTCTGGCGGCATTGGCGGTGGAACCCGTCGGGATCGACGCGCTGGCCGCCCGGACGGGCCTGGCGCCGGCCGAGGTCGCCACGGGGTTGCTGCGCTTGGAATTATCGGGATGGGCCCGGGAATTGCCGGGAAAAAATTACGTGCGAACGGAACGGGCGTTGCCCGCCGTTCCATCCAAAAAGGATCTTTCATGGCCAAATCCCTCTTGA
- a CDS encoding tetratricopeptide repeat protein codes for MTYRHLLQLAFFIILGFLGWDRAISNDGLVHFIDRHPATWRADRVLLVVGGFHELFNRDQRALEIYQRVLENYPDSASAEGALFGAASCLERLRRWREAIAMYQTCLDKYPQGRFSKSVNNNLQILRSR; via the coding sequence TTGACCTACCGACATCTTCTTCAGCTGGCCTTTTTTATTATCCTCGGATTTTTGGGGTGGGACCGCGCCATTTCCAACGACGGGTTGGTTCACTTCATCGATCGACACCCGGCCACGTGGCGTGCGGATCGGGTCCTTTTAGTTGTCGGCGGTTTTCACGAACTTTTCAATCGGGATCAGCGCGCTTTGGAAATTTATCAGCGCGTTTTGGAAAATTATCCGGATTCGGCGAGCGCCGAAGGCGCCCTGTTCGGCGCGGCGTCGTGCTTGGAGCGATTGCGGCGCTGGCGCGAAGCGATCGCCATGTATCAGACGTGCTTGGACAAATACCCGCAGGGCCGTTTTTCCAAATCGGTCAACAACAATCTTCAAATTTTAAGATCCAGATAA
- a CDS encoding LysM peptidoglycan-binding domain-containing protein translates to MNRVAKLFVFLAAALSFAGIRAVAEETGAPAEAPATEASAAAPADGTTVTPADGAAEEPAAEAAAPDAAIDGTYKIVKGDTLWNLANTYLKDPFLWTKIWEANKATITNPDLIYPDQQVVIPSVSAAQMMAETPAAPPAEKSPAADAGPVAETASTTVQPVEEAAAPDTPDALPAPAENPKPIAAAPEPEPEPEPVEEAPAPAPIKRGSVPGAGFMGGVSDTFVAGPDWEYDGYILRDREQKMMISQGDVVFLNVGAASGVQPRMIGYIYRLGKKIRDPFLKKQTGKMLKRVGTVMVTSQVNDEGCTAVITNSLEPIRVGDLVKFAAN, encoded by the coding sequence ATGAATCGTGTCGCCAAACTTTTCGTTTTCCTCGCGGCCGCTTTGTCTTTTGCCGGAATTCGGGCGGTGGCGGAGGAGACCGGAGCGCCGGCGGAAGCCCCCGCCACGGAAGCCTCCGCGGCGGCTCCCGCGGACGGCACGACGGTGACGCCGGCGGACGGCGCGGCCGAGGAACCGGCCGCCGAAGCGGCGGCGCCCGACGCGGCCATCGACGGGACCTACAAGATCGTCAAAGGCGACACCCTGTGGAACCTCGCCAACACGTATTTGAAAGACCCCTTCCTGTGGACCAAGATTTGGGAAGCCAATAAAGCGACGATCACCAATCCCGACCTGATTTATCCCGATCAACAGGTGGTCATCCCGTCCGTGTCGGCCGCGCAAATGATGGCCGAAACGCCGGCCGCGCCTCCGGCGGAGAAATCCCCGGCGGCCGACGCCGGGCCCGTCGCGGAGACGGCGTCGACGACGGTCCAGCCCGTGGAAGAAGCCGCGGCCCCGGACACCCCGGACGCGCTGCCCGCCCCGGCCGAAAACCCCAAACCCATCGCCGCCGCTCCGGAACCCGAACCCGAGCCCGAACCCGTTGAGGAAGCGCCCGCGCCCGCCCCGATTAAAAGAGGGAGCGTGCCCGGCGCCGGCTTTATGGGCGGCGTGTCGGACACCTTTGTCGCCGGTCCCGATTGGGAATACGACGGGTACATTTTGCGCGACCGCGAGCAGAAAATGATGATTTCCCAGGGCGATGTGGTTTTCTTGAACGTTGGCGCCGCGTCCGGCGTCCAGCCCCGGATGATCGGATACATTTACCGGTTGGGCAAGAAAATCCGCGATCCCTTTCTGAAAAAACAGACGGGGAAGATGTTGAAGCGGGTCGGAACCGTCATGGTGACCAGCCAAGTCAACGACGAGGGATGCACCGCCGTCATCACCAACAGCCTGGAGCCGATTCGCGTCGGCGACCTGGTGAAGTTCGCGGCGAATTGA
- a CDS encoding glycine--tRNA ligase subunit beta, giving the protein MKDLLFEIGTEEIPARFLPDAFRALETGARASLAAAGLSFEAVNVFGTPRRLAVLVERLADRAEDRVQEALGPAVAQAKDAAGAWTPAALGFARSQGLAADQLTVKDTDRGPRLLAVKKIPGGTADKLLPTLLADWVARLSFPKSMVWEAGRTAFARPIRWLVALHGSKVVPVTVAGVKSGKKTRGLRFHARKPFDVTAPAKYPALLRDHCVIVDPAERRELIVKQIRHAVKTVHGHVPVERFGDLLTEVTGLVEHPVAIVGGFDAKYLALPVEVLVTSMKKHQKYFPVFKDAAATELLPLFVGIRNGLSDHQSVVREGYERVLAARLADAAFFFGQDRKRPLADRVVDLAGIAFLSPKLHLKDKTDRVVVLLDLIAGRLGLGPDAVAETRRVALLSKADLTTGMVGEFPELQGVMGRIYAAVDGETPAVSAGVEEQYWPLTAEGPLPSSETAALVSVADKIDTLAGNFAIGKIPSGSQDPYGLRRAAVGVLRILEERRWALSLTDLIRDAVRGLPDFLGEKPAAEKALGEFFRQRWAALAEARGERFDEVDAVTAVGFHDVADARRRLDALRAIRQHPDFEPLSAAFKRATNLLKQAEKKGEAPGDAALQTEALTLPAEKDLLEGFRTASDRVADAQGRGDFAGAFGHLVALRAPVDAFFTQVIVMDPNVDLRRNRLKLLSMVRACFDRLADLSRLQDVRAPAK; this is encoded by the coding sequence GTGAAAGACCTTCTGTTCGAAATCGGCACCGAAGAAATTCCCGCCCGCTTTCTTCCCGACGCCTTTCGGGCCTTGGAGACCGGGGCGCGCGCCTCCCTGGCCGCGGCCGGCCTGTCGTTCGAAGCCGTGAACGTGTTCGGCACGCCCCGCCGACTGGCCGTTTTGGTGGAACGTTTGGCCGACCGGGCCGAGGACCGCGTCCAGGAGGCCCTCGGTCCCGCCGTGGCTCAGGCGAAGGACGCCGCCGGCGCTTGGACCCCCGCCGCCCTGGGGTTCGCCCGCTCCCAGGGACTGGCCGCCGATCAATTGACGGTGAAAGACACCGACCGGGGACCGCGCCTCTTGGCCGTGAAAAAAATTCCGGGGGGAACGGCCGATAAATTGTTGCCGACGCTTTTGGCCGATTGGGTGGCCCGGCTGTCTTTTCCCAAGAGCATGGTGTGGGAAGCCGGCCGCACCGCCTTCGCCCGGCCCATCCGTTGGCTGGTCGCCCTCCACGGGTCCAAGGTCGTGCCGGTGACCGTGGCCGGCGTCAAATCGGGCAAGAAAACCCGGGGGCTTCGTTTTCACGCCCGAAAGCCCTTCGACGTGACCGCCCCGGCGAAATACCCCGCGCTGTTGCGGGACCACTGCGTCATCGTGGATCCGGCCGAACGGCGGGAATTGATCGTCAAACAGATTCGTCACGCCGTCAAAACCGTCCACGGCCACGTGCCCGTGGAGCGCTTTGGGGACCTGTTGACCGAAGTGACCGGCTTGGTCGAACACCCGGTGGCCATCGTGGGCGGGTTCGACGCAAAATACCTCGCCTTGCCCGTCGAGGTGCTGGTCACCTCCATGAAAAAGCACCAGAAATATTTTCCCGTGTTCAAAGACGCCGCCGCCACGGAACTCCTTCCCCTGTTTGTGGGGATCCGCAACGGGTTGTCGGACCACCAGTCCGTCGTTCGGGAAGGGTACGAGCGGGTGTTGGCGGCCCGTTTGGCCGACGCGGCGTTTTTCTTCGGGCAGGACCGCAAGCGCCCCTTGGCCGACCGCGTGGTGGACTTGGCGGGCATCGCGTTCCTGTCGCCCAAACTCCATCTGAAAGACAAAACGGACCGAGTGGTCGTGTTGTTGGATTTGATCGCCGGGCGGTTGGGGCTCGGTCCCGACGCCGTCGCGGAAACCCGTCGCGTCGCCTTGTTGTCCAAGGCGGACTTGACCACCGGTATGGTCGGCGAATTCCCCGAATTGCAGGGCGTAATGGGGCGGATCTACGCGGCGGTCGACGGGGAGACGCCCGCGGTCAGCGCCGGGGTGGAGGAGCAGTATTGGCCGCTCACCGCCGAAGGCCCGTTGCCGTCCTCGGAAACGGCGGCCCTCGTTTCCGTGGCCGACAAAATCGACACCTTGGCGGGCAATTTCGCGATCGGAAAAATCCCGTCGGGTTCCCAAGACCCCTACGGCCTTCGACGGGCGGCGGTGGGCGTGCTTCGAATTTTGGAGGAGCGGCGCTGGGCGCTGTCCCTCACGGATTTGATCCGGGACGCCGTTCGCGGCCTTCCGGACTTTTTGGGGGAAAAGCCGGCCGCCGAAAAAGCGTTGGGGGAGTTTTTCCGTCAGCGCTGGGCGGCCTTGGCCGAGGCGCGGGGGGAACGTTTCGACGAAGTCGACGCCGTGACGGCCGTGGGGTTCCACGACGTGGCCGACGCGCGCCGGCGGTTGGACGCCCTGCGGGCCATCCGGCAACACCCGGATTTCGAACCGTTGTCGGCGGCGTTCAAACGCGCCACCAATCTCTTGAAGCAGGCCGAAAAAAAAGGGGAGGCCCCCGGGGACGCCGCCCTTCAAACCGAGGCGTTGACCCTTCCGGCCGAAAAAGATTTGCTGGAAGGTTTTCGCACCGCGTCGGACCGGGTGGCGGACGCCCAGGGCCGGGGCGATTTCGCGGGGGCGTTCGGCCATTTGGTGGCGCTCCGCGCGCCCGTGGACGCTTTTTTTACCCAGGTCATCGTCATGGATCCGAACGTGGACCTTCGGCGAAATCGGCTCAAATTGCTGTCGATGGTCCGGGCGTGTTTTGATCGATTGGCGGACCTCTCGCGCCTTCAGGACGTGCGCGCCCCCGCCAAATGA
- a CDS encoding glycine--tRNA ligase subunit alpha: MTFQEIILALHKFWSKKGCLLWQPYDIEKGAGTFNPATFLRCLGPKPWAAAYVEPSRRPTDGRYGENPNRLQHYYQYQVLFKPAPSDIQESYLASLAAIGIDPKRHDIRFVEDDWESPTLGAWGLGWEVWLDGMEITQFTYFQQVGGIDLNPISVEITYGLERLAMYSQKKNSVFDVLWTPTVRYGDVHLNDEKQFSQYNFEEADVPTLRRHFDDWEAEARRLLDKKLVLPAYDAVMKCSHLFNLLDARRAISVTERVTYIGRVRALARRVAEGYVETLAGREEVPA; the protein is encoded by the coding sequence GTGACGTTTCAAGAAATCATTTTGGCGCTCCACAAGTTTTGGTCCAAAAAGGGGTGCCTCCTCTGGCAGCCCTACGACATCGAAAAAGGCGCCGGCACCTTCAACCCCGCGACGTTTTTGCGCTGCCTGGGCCCCAAACCCTGGGCCGCGGCGTACGTGGAACCGTCCCGACGTCCGACGGACGGGCGCTACGGCGAGAACCCCAACCGCCTTCAGCACTATTATCAGTACCAAGTACTGTTCAAGCCCGCTCCCTCGGATATCCAGGAGAGCTACCTGGCCTCCCTGGCGGCCATCGGGATCGATCCCAAACGCCACGACATCCGTTTTGTGGAGGACGACTGGGAATCGCCGACCCTGGGCGCCTGGGGCCTCGGGTGGGAAGTGTGGCTGGACGGAATGGAAATCACGCAATTCACCTATTTCCAGCAGGTGGGGGGCATCGACTTGAATCCGATTTCGGTCGAAATCACCTACGGGTTGGAGCGGCTGGCCATGTATTCCCAAAAAAAGAACAGCGTGTTCGACGTGCTCTGGACCCCCACGGTGCGCTACGGGGACGTGCATTTGAACGATGAAAAACAGTTTTCCCAATACAATTTTGAAGAAGCCGACGTGCCCACCCTTCGTCGGCATTTTGACGATTGGGAAGCCGAGGCCCGCCGCTTGTTGGACAAGAAACTGGTCTTGCCGGCCTACGACGCCGTGATGAAATGTTCCCACCTGTTTAATTTGTTGGACGCCCGCCGGGCGATCTCGGTCACCGAGCGCGTCACCTACATCGGCCGGGTACGCGCCTTGGCCCGCCGCGTCGCCGAAGGATACGTCGAGACCCTGGCCGGCCGGGAAGAGGTGCCCGCGTGA
- the recO gene encoding DNA repair protein RecO → MYVNVAAVVLAAEPASETDKRLTLFTREKGRLFARAAGARRPGAKLAAATEPASLSRFRLWLPEGGASARVTGGGLDVGLPVLRRDWARGTSALFVCEWTERFTPLLQAHPEKFDLLSRSLAALEREEPVVVRLAFLIQFIALSGYGDAARAARVTGLEDGTAAALDRWDFAGPLAAAPGVERAAWAEEQLVKSQAPLLHRPLKSLVHQRVLGRYLAKHQIPTEVAR, encoded by the coding sequence GTGTACGTCAACGTCGCGGCCGTCGTCCTCGCGGCGGAACCGGCCTCCGAAACCGACAAGCGCCTGACGCTGTTTACCCGGGAAAAAGGCCGGCTGTTCGCCCGGGCCGCCGGGGCCCGTCGACCCGGCGCCAAATTGGCCGCGGCCACCGAACCCGCCTCGTTGTCCCGTTTTCGATTGTGGCTCCCGGAGGGCGGCGCCTCGGCCCGGGTCACGGGGGGCGGGCTGGACGTGGGCCTTCCGGTCCTTCGACGGGACTGGGCCCGGGGCACCTCGGCCCTTTTTGTGTGCGAGTGGACGGAGCGCTTTACCCCCTTGCTTCAGGCCCACCCGGAAAAATTCGATTTGCTGTCCCGGTCCCTGGCGGCCCTGGAACGGGAAGAGCCCGTCGTGGTGCGCCTCGCTTTCCTGATTCAATTCATCGCCCTCTCCGGTTACGGCGACGCGGCGCGGGCGGCCCGGGTGACGGGGTTGGAGGACGGGACGGCCGCGGCGTTGGATCGCTGGGATTTCGCCGGACCGTTGGCGGCGGCCCCCGGCGTCGAACGGGCCGCCTGGGCCGAAGAACAATTGGTAAAATCCCAGGCGCCCCTGCTTCACCGGCCGCTCAAAAGTTTGGTTCATCAACGGGTCCTCGGCCGCTATTTGGCCAAGCATCAAATTCCCACGGAGGTCGCGCGGTGA